GAAACATGAGGGGGTAAAGCTTCTGGGCATTCTAAACTACGGAACCGGGCACGTGTACTGCGTTGAGAAAGAACGATATGATGCAGAAATATTCTTAGGTTTCATCAGAGAAGTATTGGAGCTTTATCCGATTGGTAAAATAGTCATGATCCTGGATAATGCCCGTATTCATCATGCAAAGCTGCTTGAATCGCTCCTGCAGGAGAACAAGGACAGGTTGCAATTTGTATTTCTGCCTCCTTATAGTCCAAATCCAATCGAAGGGCTTTGGGCATGGGTGAAATCTGAAGTTATAAACAATGTCTTCTTCTCTTATGTAAAGCAGATACGTGAAGCAGTTCGGGACATAAAAATGACGTCAATCATAATTGATTGACGTCATCAAGATCTTTGTTTTTACTACTGTCTACATAACAGAGCAATTTATTGTAGATCCTCCAGATTTAGATAGCCATTATAAATCGATCCTTAAACCATAGATTTTATTGTTTAACCATAACGATATCATCAAGATAAATTGTGGATGCCGCTGATGGTAAAGGATTGTTTTGATCATCTTTAATTTGTCCAAAGTTTATCTGAAGCCCTGCTGTAGTTGTACTACGTTTTGCAGTGAAGGTTAGTGTGAAGGTTTGAGTCTGATCAGTAACGCTAATCTTACATCCGCCATACCAATCATATTGATTTTCTGAACCAAGTTCAAGGAAAGCGAGTTCTATAGTTCTTGCAACAGATGCCCTTGCCTTCAATGTAAGCTGATATGCTACACCGTTTTCGAGGGTGATATTTGATTTCTGAATTTGGGGTTTATAATTTGCGTCCCCCACTGTTGTGACAACTACACTAAGTTCTTTGTTGTTGTTTGCGACGATATCTGCTGAACCAGCACCTCCATTAGCGTTGAAAGACCATGAAGCCTTGCCTGCATCAAAGGTTTCGTTGAATATATCGTTGGATATATCTGTAGTAGCTTCCACCAGTCTAACATCATCAATGGACACCGCTGAAGCTACTGAAATTGATTCGTGACCTGCTATTGTACCCAGATTGAACTGAAGTTCTGCTGTTGTAGTTGTGGCTGGAGCAGTAAATATTAGGACATAATCAGTAGCGGAGTTTGATATCACAAATTTATTGCCACCAAAGTACTGATAATTATTGTTTGGATCCAGGATAGTAACTTCAACTGCTCTGTCCACGGTTGAAGACGCATTAAAGGTCAAAGTGTAGGTTTTATCTTGTATGAGGGAAAGGTTGCCTCGTTTTACCTGAGGTTTATAGTTTTGATCTCCAACTCTTGTAACATCAGCCACAAGTTTTCCGCTTGTAGCATCTAAAGTAATTGCTCCTGCCCCTGGATCGCTTGCTTCTCCCGCATATGATCCCCATGCACCTATTCCAGTTTCAAAGGTTCCATCGGTTATGATATCAGTTATAATTGCAGTAGTATCATCCTCAGTGATAACCGGTGCTACAATGGACTGAAGGCTCTGACAGTAAAGATCAGCTACTTCAACCATTCTGACATTGTCCAAATAAATATCATGAGCTTCTGCTGCACCAGATACATTTCCAATTGAAAAAGTCAAGGTACAATTGGTATCTGTTGCACTCATTGGAAAATCAACAATATAATTTTTCATTTCATTTGTTATATCTAAATCCAAACTAAAATATTTTGAATAGTCTGCCTTGTCAACAGATAATCTTATCTTTCTATTGATGGTAGACTTGGCATCAAAGGATATACGGTATTGGCGTCCTTGTTCAAGACTAATATTTGACTGATTTACTCCGATGCTCCATGGGTTATCACCCACAGCGGTGATTGCTACTTTCAATTTGCCATCATCAATGGATTTTATAGATGCGGCATTTTCTCCGCTTGTATTCCAGTAAGCCCAATCTGCTGCTGGAGCAGTCATACTTCCGCCAACAACAAGGTCTTTGGATAACTCAAACCAGTCAAGATTTACAGCATCACCATAGATCTTAATAATTTGTGCTCCTTTATTAAGATTCACTGAATTGGTTACATTCACCCAACTTGAATTACCGCCTGTATCAGGAAGGCTTTCTTTGTGCTTTGTGTCTCCTATACTGAGCCATCCGTTTGCATCGCTGGTGGACAATTTGTATGATATTGCATATTTACCTGTTTCAGGTACGGTTATGCTCTTTGAGATATATGAATCAGCTTTAAAGTATACATAATCTTTTTCTGAAGTTATTGCACCATGAACATCAGCGTCTTCTGCCTCAACATGGATTCCCTGGCTGGAAACTTTCACAAAAACATTGTCAATAAATACTTTCGCAGTATTTCCACCAAGTTTGAACCTTAATTGAGATCTGGCATCAGTATCCTGTTCCATTTTGAACTTAAAGGAATATCTAGTCATATCAGTTGTAAGACTAAATGACTTTTCTGTTGGATAGACCAATGGAGTATCAGCAATACTGCATATATCTGCTTCTATAGTTCTGGCAGATTCCGCTTTTGCAAAGAAGCTGACGGTGTATTCTTTACCCTTTTCTATGTTTAAGCCGCTCTGTGATAGGACTATCGAATCTGCTCCCGTTCCTCCGTTTGTTATAGCCGCCTGGAAATAACGGTCAAAAATATTATCACTAACATTACCTGTTGCAACAGCATTGCCGCTGGTTTTAAAATTCCAGAATCCCATGCTCTTTGAGCCTTGATCGAAGGACCCGTTGTATATTAGATTGCCGTTTTTCAATGGTTCCCTGGAAGCATTAGGATCTCTCGGCAGTTTAATCAATTTGACATTATCAATATGTACAATATTTTCTCCAGCTGCACCAACATTGAATTCAAGTCTTGCAGCAGGATTTGTATCTCCGGTCATCTTGAAATCAAAAGTGTGTTCTTTAGGTGTTGTTGTAAGTGCTATGATCTGATCCCCAGAATAGTTTGCCCAACCACGATCAGCTTCAGAACCAACCTTTACATACATATTTCTTTCGGTGGAAGCCCATGCATCAAAAGTCACACGGTATGTATCTGACTTTTCAACATTAATTGGTTTTTGATATATTTGTACGGAATAGGGGTTATTACCTGGAGTGGAGATATCAAGTTTTATAGCACCATTATCATTTGATGCTTCTGCGACACCATTATTTGCATCAACATGAGAGAAGGTCCAATAGGAAGTATTAGTGATATCTGTGCTGCTGCCGTCATTTCTCATACCAGCAACATCATTATTCTGTTGATCAAAGCTGCCATTATATATGTAGTTTCCATCTGGTAAAGGTTGTCTTGCAGTGGTATTGTTGATTTCAGGACGTTCGCCGGCAGGTGGGTAAACTCCATCTTTTCTTTCATATACTTTGATGTAATCAACAAACATTTTTGATGGAAGGATAGTTGTCGAATCAGGGTTTCCAGGCCAATCTCCTCCCACTGCAACGTTTAATATCAAATGAAAATCTCTGTTGAAGGGAGCAGGATAGGTTATTGAGTCTGCTTCGTTTTCATCTCTTGTATACCAGCTTTTCTCGGTGTGGTATAATGTACCGTCAATATACCATCTCATTTCGCCAGGATCCCATTCAAAGGCATAAATGTGATAGCTATCAGAAAATTTGCCTGACTGAAGAGTATATTCACCCTGTCCTGAAGCATGGGGATTTCCATAATGGACTGTACCATAAATCTTATTTGGTTGATGTCCCAATAACTCCAGTATGTCAATTTCTCCACCTTGAGGCCAACCCCCATAAATATTGTCATCTTCTGGCAACATCCATATTGCAGGCCAAATTCCCTGGGATTCAGGCATTTTTGCTTTTATTTCAAAACGACCATATGTCCATGCTTGCTTTCCTTTGGTAAACACTTTGCCAGAGGTATAGTTTTTCCCAAGGTAAGCTTCCTTTTTAGCTTCTAAAACCAAGTTACCGTCCTGTACATAGGCATTAGCTGTCTTATAAGCTTCCAATTCATTGTTGTAAACAACATTTGTATCGGCTACATTCCAGTTGTCGGAGTTTATTGAATCTCCATCGAAATCATCAGACCATGCAAGTGTATAAGGTGCTAAAGATGTATTAATGTTTGTAGGAGTTGGTGTTGGAACTGTTGTATTTGTAGGAGTAGGTGATTGGGCTGTAATAGGAATTATTGCAGGATAATCCGCAGTTGTTGCACCAAAATGCTTTGCCAATATTATAACATCGTGCATGTCTATATTTTCATCCAGGTTAAAATCAGCAAATGGGCTATATATTGGATCACTTGATGTCGCATAAAAGGCTGATGCTAAAACCGTAACATCAATCATGTTTATCATACTGTCTTGAACACCTTTTTTGGGAACATCCCCAGCATACATTAAAACAGGCTTATCAATAGTTGACAGGATACAATCAATATTACCTGCTACCTTTTGCACAACTCTTGTGAGATACCCTGCTTTCGAAACCTCTAGATCGATTGTACCGTCTTTCTTTTGGATTTCAAATTTGAAAAATCCATTTGCATCGGTTAATTGACTAACTGTAGTACCAGATACTAAAACTTTAAAACCGGATTTAGCATTTGCATTTGATGAAATCAAGTCAGGAGCAATATACCCTTGAACAATTATCCTTGAACCATCATCTGCTGCTCCTGCACTTAGCGGTAATAACAACAATGTTATAAAGATTGTTATAAACATTGCAATGACCGTAAGTTGACTAATATTTCTTTTCGTAAGCATTCTAATAACCCTCCTAAAATAATGTTATTTCTTTCTTTCTATTTATACATTCACATTACAGATAACAAACTTTGACCCTAAGTTTATCCAATTTAATAAAAATCAATTGATTAAATATATTTGTCTATCACAAATCCCGTACAAGCGTTTGTGAGTTATTCTGTCAAATATGAAATCAATTGTGAATTTTTATTCTAAATTACTAAAATAGCTAGTAACATCACAACTGGGTTTTATTAAGGTTTAAAGTTCGTTATCTCTAAATAATGCTATCAGGTAGTAATACTCCACGTGATGAAATAGTATGTTTACAAGGACCAATTCGTCAATATACGTTTTCTTAGCCATTACTTAACTAATCTTCGCGAGTAATTATCAGCTAATCAAAGGCAATTTACTAAAAATATCCTAGTTATATTCTAAATTAATTGACTTTTCATTATCTATCTCAATAATTTTTGATTAATTGCGATTTTTTTTGATTAAAATATTCACTTTTATGGATGGATTTGAAATAGCATCGAAAATGTTTTTTGATAAGCATTATCGTTTTATTAACCCACTTTTTAATTCGTGATTAGAGAGGAAGTATCGAACAGGAAGAACGGTACTGAATTGGGGCCTATTGATCGCTAATAATGAAGATAAAGATATTGCGTTTCAGAAGTTTATAGATTTGTATGATGAGTTTTTAAATGAATATGATAAATTTGTTCCAAAAGAAAAAATATTAAAGTATTTATTTGAGATGGTTTCTGAAATAGGAATAAAACAAGGAGAAGTTTTGCATGACGGAGCTTTCTCATTTACTTTATCCCATCGGGCTTAACTATAAACCGTTTTGAGCTTTCTGATTTTTCAAAGAAACTCTTGGTTTATCTTAATAGTGCTTTGGGGCTTGTTTTTCCTATAATTCTATACACTGTAGGTAAGATATGAAAGAAAATATAACCCCAAGCACAGATAATTATTCGGCAACTATTCAACTTTGAAATTACTCAAAATAGTCTTAACTTTATCATTGAATGTATTAAGCGATTCATCTTACCTTCCACTTTGGTATAGAATAAGGACCAAAGTGGAGTTTTTGATTTTTACCTATCGATCTTATAACGTATAGGTATACCCGAATTTTAAAGCCAACTTGACAATATCGGACATGTTTATTGTGTTGTCATAGTTTAAATCGCATTTTGCATCAAACCCAACGTCACCCTTTATTGAGCCGAAGACTTTTGCTATCAAAACTACATCTGCCATATTAACCGAGCCATCCTTATTGATGTCCTCAATTACCACTAACGAAGGGTATAGTTTTACCCAAAGCAACTACAGTCCCTTTGCTATCCTTTAACTGCCAATCTATGGGAGCAACAGTATTGCTATCAACCTTTAAAGTAGCTTTTTTATCTGCGTGAATCAGATATCCCAGTTGATTCAAGCGAATGTTTCTGACAGGGGTGGGAACGAGTGTAGGCGTGATAGGTCCAGGCACTGATATTGACATTGATACGAACTTTATTTCAACGGGCAGAGATCCTGTTAGCTCTCCTCCAAGGTGGAAGGCGAACTCTGCAGCTTTGTAATCTCTATTAGCGGTAAATGTC
The Pseudobacteroides sp. genome window above contains:
- a CDS encoding carbohydrate binding domain-containing protein, which encodes MLTKRNISQLTVIAMFITIFITLLLLPLSAGAADDGSRIIVQGYIAPDLISSNANAKSGFKVLVSGTTVSQLTDANGFFKFEIQKKDGTIDLEVSKAGYLTRVVQKVAGNIDCILSTIDKPVLMYAGDVPKKGVQDSMINMIDVTVLASAFYATSSDPIYSPFADFNLDENIDMHDVIILAKHFGATTADYPAIIPITAQSPTPTNTTVPTPTPTNINTSLAPYTLAWSDDFDGDSINSDNWNVADTNVVYNNELEAYKTANAYVQDGNLVLEAKKEAYLGKNYTSGKVFTKGKQAWTYGRFEIKAKMPESQGIWPAIWMLPEDDNIYGGWPQGGEIDILELLGHQPNKIYGTVHYGNPHASGQGEYTLQSGKFSDSYHIYAFEWDPGEMRWYIDGTLYHTEKSWYTRDENEADSITYPAPFNRDFHLILNVAVGGDWPGNPDSTTILPSKMFVDYIKVYERKDGVYPPAGERPEINNTTARQPLPDGNYIYNGSFDQQNNDVAGMRNDGSSTDITNTSYWTFSHVDANNGVAEASNDNGAIKLDISTPGNNPYSVQIYQKPINVEKSDTYRVTFDAWASTERNMYVKVGSEADRGWANYSGDQIIALTTTPKEHTFDFKMTGDTNPAARLEFNVGAAGENIVHIDNVKLIKLPRDPNASREPLKNGNLIYNGSFDQGSKSMGFWNFKTSGNAVATGNVSDNIFDRYFQAAITNGGTGADSIVLSQSGLNIEKGKEYTVSFFAKAESARTIEADICSIADTPLVYPTEKSFSLTTDMTRYSFKFKMEQDTDARSQLRFKLGGNTAKVFIDNVFVKVSSQGIHVEAEDADVHGAITSEKDYVYFKADSYISKSITVPETGKYAISYKLSTSDANGWLSIGDTKHKESLPDTGGNSSWVNVTNSVNLNKGAQIIKIYGDAVNLDWFELSKDLVVGGSMTAPAADWAYWNTSGENAASIKSIDDGKLKVAITAVGDNPWSIGVNQSNISLEQGRQYRISFDAKSTINRKIRLSVDKADYSKYFSLDLDITNEMKNYIVDFPMSATDTNCTLTFSIGNVSGAAEAHDIYLDNVRMVEVADLYCQSLQSIVAPVITEDDTTAIITDIITDGTFETGIGAWGSYAGEASDPGAGAITLDATSGKLVADVTRVGDQNYKPQVKRGNLSLIQDKTYTLTFNASSTVDRAVEVTILDPNNNYQYFGGNKFVISNSATDYVLIFTAPATTTTAELQFNLGTIAGHESISVASAVSIDDVRLVEATTDISNDIFNETFDAGKASWSFNANGGAGSADIVANNNKELSVVVTTVGDANYKPQIQKSNITLENGVAYQLTLKARASVARTIELAFLELGSENQYDWYGGCKISVTDQTQTFTLTFTAKRSTTTAGLQINFGQIKDDQNNPLPSAASTIYLDDIVMVKQ
- a CDS encoding dockerin type I domain-containing protein; the protein is MVIEDINKDGSVNMADVVLIAKVFGSIKGDVGFDAKCDLNYDNTINMSDIVKLALKFGYTYTL